From a single Miscanthus floridulus cultivar M001 chromosome 8, ASM1932011v1, whole genome shotgun sequence genomic region:
- the LOC136469939 gene encoding uncharacterized mitochondrial protein AtMg00860-like: MEELDKFVVVFIDDILVYSATTEEHEQHLRVVRQNQLYAKFNKCKFWLEEVAFLGHILTTEGVAVDPAKIEAMKEWEQLRNVTNIRSFLGLAGYYHCFIENFSKIGKLMTNLLKKTNEFEWTPECEQSF; encoded by the coding sequence ATGGAAGAGCTAGATAAGTTcgtagtggtattcattgatgacatccttgtctattcggCCACTACAGAAGAGCATGAGCAGCATTTGAGGGTAGTGAGGCAAAatcagctatatgccaagttcaacaAGTGCAAGTTCTGGCTTGAAGAAGTCGCCTTCCTAGGTCACATTCTCACTACTGAGGGAGTGGCTGTTGATCCAGCCAAGATTGAGgctatgaaagagtgggagcAACTCCGCAATGTGACTAATATTCGTAGTTTCCttgggttagcaggatactatcactgcttcattgagaacttctccaagataggaAAGctgatgaccaaccttctgaagaagaccaatgAGTTCGAGTGGACACCAGAGTGCGAGCAGAGCTTCTAG